A genomic segment from Amia ocellicauda isolate fAmiCal2 chromosome 13, fAmiCal2.hap1, whole genome shotgun sequence encodes:
- the LOC136766584 gene encoding protocadherin-18 isoform X1: MDSKMINTRRKVPFSFIFLKVLLVVALSQDVSGKTLKYKVYEEQKVGTVIARLKEDVAEELSKLPSSVSLRFRAMQRGNTPLLSVREEDGEISIGAKIDREQLCEKNLNCSIEFDVITLPTEHLQLFHIEVDVLDINDNSPQFSRSIIPIEISESAAVGTRIPLDSATDADVAENSLHTYSLSQNKYFNIEVKTRTDGAKYAELIVIRELDREMQSSYELQLMASDTGVPPKSGSTLLKISISDSNDNSPTFEEKSYIIQLQENSLVGSLLLDLNATDPDEGTNGKVVYSFSSHVSPKIMETFKINPENGHLMLIKPVDFESSNSYEIDVQAQDLGPNSIPAHCKIIIKVVDVNDNKPQININLMSQGNEEVAYISEAAPKDTFVALVRVEDRDSGLNGEVVCKLHGHGHFKLQKTYEKNYMILTNASLDREKRSEYSLTVIAEDKGIPSLSTIKHFTVQVLDENDNPPLFEKNRYEIFNSENNSPGAYLTSVMASDPDLGENGQVTYTILDSFIMGSSITTYVTIDPSNGAIYALRSFDHEDISRIVFVVQARDGGGHQLNSNTTVVLTILDENDNPPIIVVPPLRNHTAEISIPKYAEVGHLVTAIRATDRDTGINAELTCFIVAGNEDNIFNMDPKKCEIYTNVSMEDLPYEEMEIVVVVQDKGTTKLSAKAVFKCILFENSDNHFQPAPTPSSQPTLDVSMIIIISLGAICAVLLVIMVMFATRCNREKKDTRSYNCRVAESTYQNHPKKPSRQIHKGDITLVPTVNGTLPIRSHHRSPSASPTLERGQMSSRQSHHSRQSLNSLVTISSNHIPENFSLELAHATPPVEQVSQLLSMLHQGQYQPRPSFRGNKYSRSYRYALQDMDKFSLKDSGRGDSEAGDSDYDLGRESPIDRLLGEGFSDLFLADGHHRLHPAMKLCTDECRVLGHSDQCWMPQLPSPASSDYRSNMFIPGEDPQQPPIEDDQQSVESNDRKKSFSTFGKDSNSSNDEEASDLCNTSLLSEMNSVFQRLLPPSLDSYVECNEVERINSLERRKGHLPGKSLTYPQGVAAWAANTHFQNPGSSIGPTQVNHVSAQAPFKWLPAMEEIPENYEEDDFDNVLNQLQVNRSDSRHEIMDASELVAEINKLLQDVRQS; encoded by the exons ATGGATTCCAAAATGATCAACACCAGGAGAAAGGTACCTTTTAGCTTCATCTTTCTAAAAGTTCTGTTGGTAGTTGCCTTATCTCAAGATGTTTCGGGCAagactttaaaatataaagtgtACGAGGAACAGAAAGTGGGCACCGTGATTGCAAGACTGAAGGAAGATGTGGCGGAGGAGTTATCGAAACTCCCCAGTTCTGTGTCTTTGCGTTTCCGAGCCATGCAAAGAGGAAACACTCCTCTGCTCTCTGTTCGGGAAGAGGATGGGGAGATAAGTATTGGGGCAAAAATTGACCGGGAACAGCTCTGCGAAAAAAATCTCAATTGTTCAATTGAATTTGACGTGATTACCCTGCCTACGGAGCACTTACAATTGTTCCACATTGAAGTGGATGTACTGGACATTAATGATAATTCACCCCAGTTCTCCCGATCCATTATTCCAATTGAGATATCAGAAAGTGCAGCTGTGGGAACAAGGATCCCCCTGGATAGCGCTACAGATGCAGACGTTGCTGAAAACTCCCTTCACACGTACTCCTTGTCCCAAAATAAGTACTTTAACATTGAAGTGAAAACAAGGACTGATGGGGCCAAGTATGCAGAACTTATTGTGATTAGAGAACTGGACAGAGAGATGCAATCAAGCTATGAACTTCAGCTTATGGCTTCTGATACAGGAGTACCCCCAAAATCAGGATCAACACTGcttaaaataagtatttctgATTCCAATGACAACAGTCCTACTTTTGAAGAGAAATCTTATATTATCCAGCTTCAAGAAAATTCACTCGTGGGATCTCTGCTTCTTGACCTCAATGCAACTGATCCAGATGAGGGGACTAATGGTAAAGTTGTTTATTCCTTCAGCAGCCATGTTTCTCCAAAAATTATGGAAACTTTTAAAATTAACCCAGAAAATGGACACTTAATGCTTATAAAGCCAGTAGACTTTGAATCTTCTAATTCCTATGAGATTGATGTTCAAGCTCAAGATTTAGGACCAAATTCAATTCCAGCGCATTGTAAGATTATCATTAAAGTGGTGGATGTCAATGATAATAAACCTCAgataaacattaatttaatgaGCCAGGGGAATGAGGAAGTGGCCTACATTTCTGAAGCAGCCCCAAAAGATACGTTTGTGGCTCTGGTTCGAGTTGAAGACAGGGATTCAGGTTTAAATGGAGAAGTGGTATGCAAGCTTCATGGCCATGGTCATTTCAAGCTTCAGAAGACATACGAGAAAAACTATATGATTCTAACCAATGCTTCCTTAGACAGAGAAAAAAGGTCTGAATACAGTTTGACAGTCATAGCCGAAGACAAAGGGATTCCTAGCCTGTCtactataaaacattttactgtccaaGTTTTAGATGAGAATGACAATCCTCCTCTTTTTGAAAAGAACAGATATGAAATCTTCAACTCTGAAAATAACTCTCCAGGAGCCTATCTCACATCAGTGATGGCCAGTGATCCTGATCTTGGGGAAAATGGACAGGTTACATACACCATTTTGGACAGCTTTATAATGGGGAGCTCAATCACTACTTATGTTACTATAGATCCATCTAATGGGGCCATCTATGCTCTCAGGAGTTTCGATCATGAAGATATCAGcagaattgtttttgttgtacaAGCCAGAGATGGAGGTGGCCACCAACTGAATAGCAATACAACTGTGGTCCTCACCATTTTAGATGAGAATGACAATCCACCAATAATTGTTGTCCCACCACTCCGTAACCACACTGCCGAAATCTCTATCCCTAAGTATGCTGAGGTAGGACATTTAGTTACTGCCATCAGAGCAACAGACCGAGATACTGGCATTAATGCTGAATTGACATGCTTTATTGTAGCAGGCAATGAAGATAACATCTTCAACATGGACCCAAAGAAGTGTGAGATATATACCAATGTAAGCATGGAAGACCTTCCCTATGAAGAAATGGAAATTGTAGTTGTGGTTCAGGATAAAGGAACCACAAAGCTCAGTGCCAAAGCagtgttcaaatgtattttgtttgaaaaCTCTGACAATCATTTCCAGCCTGCACCAACACCCAGCAGCCAGCCAACACTCGACGTGTCAATGATTATCATTATTTCCCTAGGAGCTATTTGTGCGGTCCTACTCGTCATAATGGTGATGTTTGCCACAAGGTGcaatagagaaaagaaagacacaAGATCTTATAACTGCAGGGTGGCTGAGTCCACGTACCAAAATCATCCCAAGAAGCCATCCAGACAGATTCACAAGGGAGATATCACTTTAGTGCCAACTGTGAATGGTACATTGCCTATCAGGTCTCATCACAGGTCACCTTCAGCATCACCGACTCTGGAGAGAGGTCAAATGAGCAGCAGGCAGAGTCATCACAGCCGACAATCATTGAACAGCCTGGTGACCATATCTTCCAATCACATTCCAGAGAACTTCTCCCTGGAGCTTGCTCACGCCACCCCACCAGTCGAG CAAGTCTCACAGCTTCTGTCCATGCTTCATCAGGGCCAGTACCAGCCAAGACCAAGTTTCCGTGGGAATAAATACTCAAGAAGCTACAG ATATGCTCTTCAAGATATGGACAAATTCAGTTTGAAGGACAGTGGTCGAGGAGACAGTGAAGCAGGAGACAGTGACTATGATCTGGGAAGAGAGTCTCCCATTGACAGACTACTAGGCGAAGGATTTAGTGATCTGTTCCTGGCAGATGGGCACCATAGACTTCATCCAG CAATGAAACTGTGCACAGATGAATGCCGTGTTCTTGGGCACTCGGACCAGTGCTGGATGCCTCAGTTGCCCTCCCCGGCTTCATCAGACTACAGAAGTAACATGTTTATTCCTGGGGAGGACCCTCAACAGCCACCAATAGAAGATGATCAGCAGTCTGTTGAGTCCAATGACAGGAAAAAGAGCTTTTCCACTTTCGGCAAAGACTCCAATAGTTCTAATGATGAAGAAGCAAGTGACCTGTGCAATACCTCTCTCCTCTCCGAAATGAACAGTGTCTTCCAGCGGCTGTTGCCTCCATCACTGGACTCTTACGTGGAGTGCAATGAAGTGGAGAGAATCAACTCTTTGGAGCGCAGGAAGGGACATTTGCCAGGAAAATCTTTAACATACCCTCAGGGGGTGGCAGCCTGGGCGGCAAACACACATTTCCAAAACCCAGGGAGCAGTATTGGACCAACTCAAGTGAATCACGTGAGTGCCCAGGCTCCCTTTAAATGGCTGCCAGCCATGGAGGAAATCCCTGAAAACTATGAGGAGGACGACTTTGATAACGTTCTCAACCAGCTCCAAGTGAACCGCAGTGACAGTAGGCATGAAATAATGGACGCCAGTGAGCTGGTGGCTGAAATTAACAAACTTTTACAAGATGTCCGGCAGAGCTAG
- the LOC136766584 gene encoding protocadherin-18 isoform X2 — protein MDSKMINTRRKVPFSFIFLKVLLVVALSQDVSGKTLKYKVYEEQKVGTVIARLKEDVAEELSKLPSSVSLRFRAMQRGNTPLLSVREEDGEISIGAKIDREQLCEKNLNCSIEFDVITLPTEHLQLFHIEVDVLDINDNSPQFSRSIIPIEISESAAVGTRIPLDSATDADVAENSLHTYSLSQNKYFNIEVKTRTDGAKYAELIVIRELDREMQSSYELQLMASDTGVPPKSGSTLLKISISDSNDNSPTFEEKSYIIQLQENSLVGSLLLDLNATDPDEGTNGKVVYSFSSHVSPKIMETFKINPENGHLMLIKPVDFESSNSYEIDVQAQDLGPNSIPAHCKIIIKVVDVNDNKPQININLMSQGNEEVAYISEAAPKDTFVALVRVEDRDSGLNGEVVCKLHGHGHFKLQKTYEKNYMILTNASLDREKRSEYSLTVIAEDKGIPSLSTIKHFTVQVLDENDNPPLFEKNRYEIFNSENNSPGAYLTSVMASDPDLGENGQVTYTILDSFIMGSSITTYVTIDPSNGAIYALRSFDHEDISRIVFVVQARDGGGHQLNSNTTVVLTILDENDNPPIIVVPPLRNHTAEISIPKYAEVGHLVTAIRATDRDTGINAELTCFIVAGNEDNIFNMDPKKCEIYTNVSMEDLPYEEMEIVVVVQDKGTTKLSAKAVFKCILFENSDNHFQPAPTPSSQPTLDVSMIIIISLGAICAVLLVIMVMFATRCNREKKDTRSYNCRVAESTYQNHPKKPSRQIHKGDITLVPTVNGTLPIRSHHRSPSASPTLERGQMSSRQSHHSRQSLNSLVTISSNHIPENFSLELAHATPPVEGQYQPRPSFRGNKYSRSYRYALQDMDKFSLKDSGRGDSEAGDSDYDLGRESPIDRLLGEGFSDLFLADGHHRLHPAMKLCTDECRVLGHSDQCWMPQLPSPASSDYRSNMFIPGEDPQQPPIEDDQQSVESNDRKKSFSTFGKDSNSSNDEEASDLCNTSLLSEMNSVFQRLLPPSLDSYVECNEVERINSLERRKGHLPGKSLTYPQGVAAWAANTHFQNPGSSIGPTQVNHVSAQAPFKWLPAMEEIPENYEEDDFDNVLNQLQVNRSDSRHEIMDASELVAEINKLLQDVRQS, from the exons ATGGATTCCAAAATGATCAACACCAGGAGAAAGGTACCTTTTAGCTTCATCTTTCTAAAAGTTCTGTTGGTAGTTGCCTTATCTCAAGATGTTTCGGGCAagactttaaaatataaagtgtACGAGGAACAGAAAGTGGGCACCGTGATTGCAAGACTGAAGGAAGATGTGGCGGAGGAGTTATCGAAACTCCCCAGTTCTGTGTCTTTGCGTTTCCGAGCCATGCAAAGAGGAAACACTCCTCTGCTCTCTGTTCGGGAAGAGGATGGGGAGATAAGTATTGGGGCAAAAATTGACCGGGAACAGCTCTGCGAAAAAAATCTCAATTGTTCAATTGAATTTGACGTGATTACCCTGCCTACGGAGCACTTACAATTGTTCCACATTGAAGTGGATGTACTGGACATTAATGATAATTCACCCCAGTTCTCCCGATCCATTATTCCAATTGAGATATCAGAAAGTGCAGCTGTGGGAACAAGGATCCCCCTGGATAGCGCTACAGATGCAGACGTTGCTGAAAACTCCCTTCACACGTACTCCTTGTCCCAAAATAAGTACTTTAACATTGAAGTGAAAACAAGGACTGATGGGGCCAAGTATGCAGAACTTATTGTGATTAGAGAACTGGACAGAGAGATGCAATCAAGCTATGAACTTCAGCTTATGGCTTCTGATACAGGAGTACCCCCAAAATCAGGATCAACACTGcttaaaataagtatttctgATTCCAATGACAACAGTCCTACTTTTGAAGAGAAATCTTATATTATCCAGCTTCAAGAAAATTCACTCGTGGGATCTCTGCTTCTTGACCTCAATGCAACTGATCCAGATGAGGGGACTAATGGTAAAGTTGTTTATTCCTTCAGCAGCCATGTTTCTCCAAAAATTATGGAAACTTTTAAAATTAACCCAGAAAATGGACACTTAATGCTTATAAAGCCAGTAGACTTTGAATCTTCTAATTCCTATGAGATTGATGTTCAAGCTCAAGATTTAGGACCAAATTCAATTCCAGCGCATTGTAAGATTATCATTAAAGTGGTGGATGTCAATGATAATAAACCTCAgataaacattaatttaatgaGCCAGGGGAATGAGGAAGTGGCCTACATTTCTGAAGCAGCCCCAAAAGATACGTTTGTGGCTCTGGTTCGAGTTGAAGACAGGGATTCAGGTTTAAATGGAGAAGTGGTATGCAAGCTTCATGGCCATGGTCATTTCAAGCTTCAGAAGACATACGAGAAAAACTATATGATTCTAACCAATGCTTCCTTAGACAGAGAAAAAAGGTCTGAATACAGTTTGACAGTCATAGCCGAAGACAAAGGGATTCCTAGCCTGTCtactataaaacattttactgtccaaGTTTTAGATGAGAATGACAATCCTCCTCTTTTTGAAAAGAACAGATATGAAATCTTCAACTCTGAAAATAACTCTCCAGGAGCCTATCTCACATCAGTGATGGCCAGTGATCCTGATCTTGGGGAAAATGGACAGGTTACATACACCATTTTGGACAGCTTTATAATGGGGAGCTCAATCACTACTTATGTTACTATAGATCCATCTAATGGGGCCATCTATGCTCTCAGGAGTTTCGATCATGAAGATATCAGcagaattgtttttgttgtacaAGCCAGAGATGGAGGTGGCCACCAACTGAATAGCAATACAACTGTGGTCCTCACCATTTTAGATGAGAATGACAATCCACCAATAATTGTTGTCCCACCACTCCGTAACCACACTGCCGAAATCTCTATCCCTAAGTATGCTGAGGTAGGACATTTAGTTACTGCCATCAGAGCAACAGACCGAGATACTGGCATTAATGCTGAATTGACATGCTTTATTGTAGCAGGCAATGAAGATAACATCTTCAACATGGACCCAAAGAAGTGTGAGATATATACCAATGTAAGCATGGAAGACCTTCCCTATGAAGAAATGGAAATTGTAGTTGTGGTTCAGGATAAAGGAACCACAAAGCTCAGTGCCAAAGCagtgttcaaatgtattttgtttgaaaaCTCTGACAATCATTTCCAGCCTGCACCAACACCCAGCAGCCAGCCAACACTCGACGTGTCAATGATTATCATTATTTCCCTAGGAGCTATTTGTGCGGTCCTACTCGTCATAATGGTGATGTTTGCCACAAGGTGcaatagagaaaagaaagacacaAGATCTTATAACTGCAGGGTGGCTGAGTCCACGTACCAAAATCATCCCAAGAAGCCATCCAGACAGATTCACAAGGGAGATATCACTTTAGTGCCAACTGTGAATGGTACATTGCCTATCAGGTCTCATCACAGGTCACCTTCAGCATCACCGACTCTGGAGAGAGGTCAAATGAGCAGCAGGCAGAGTCATCACAGCCGACAATCATTGAACAGCCTGGTGACCATATCTTCCAATCACATTCCAGAGAACTTCTCCCTGGAGCTTGCTCACGCCACCCCACCAGTCGAG GGCCAGTACCAGCCAAGACCAAGTTTCCGTGGGAATAAATACTCAAGAAGCTACAG ATATGCTCTTCAAGATATGGACAAATTCAGTTTGAAGGACAGTGGTCGAGGAGACAGTGAAGCAGGAGACAGTGACTATGATCTGGGAAGAGAGTCTCCCATTGACAGACTACTAGGCGAAGGATTTAGTGATCTGTTCCTGGCAGATGGGCACCATAGACTTCATCCAG CAATGAAACTGTGCACAGATGAATGCCGTGTTCTTGGGCACTCGGACCAGTGCTGGATGCCTCAGTTGCCCTCCCCGGCTTCATCAGACTACAGAAGTAACATGTTTATTCCTGGGGAGGACCCTCAACAGCCACCAATAGAAGATGATCAGCAGTCTGTTGAGTCCAATGACAGGAAAAAGAGCTTTTCCACTTTCGGCAAAGACTCCAATAGTTCTAATGATGAAGAAGCAAGTGACCTGTGCAATACCTCTCTCCTCTCCGAAATGAACAGTGTCTTCCAGCGGCTGTTGCCTCCATCACTGGACTCTTACGTGGAGTGCAATGAAGTGGAGAGAATCAACTCTTTGGAGCGCAGGAAGGGACATTTGCCAGGAAAATCTTTAACATACCCTCAGGGGGTGGCAGCCTGGGCGGCAAACACACATTTCCAAAACCCAGGGAGCAGTATTGGACCAACTCAAGTGAATCACGTGAGTGCCCAGGCTCCCTTTAAATGGCTGCCAGCCATGGAGGAAATCCCTGAAAACTATGAGGAGGACGACTTTGATAACGTTCTCAACCAGCTCCAAGTGAACCGCAGTGACAGTAGGCATGAAATAATGGACGCCAGTGAGCTGGTGGCTGAAATTAACAAACTTTTACAAGATGTCCGGCAGAGCTAG